One window of Flavobacterium ammonificans genomic DNA carries:
- a CDS encoding type II toxin-antitoxin system Phd/YefM family antitoxin has translation MKVINYTDLRLNLKKWMDSVTDDMEEIIVKRKDNKDLVLISLEEYNALNETNYLLSGKNRDILLQSVKDIQENKSLVQKELIEE, from the coding sequence ATGAAAGTCATCAATTACACTGATTTACGATTGAATCTAAAAAAATGGATGGATTCCGTTACAGATGATATGGAAGAAATAATTGTAAAGCGAAAAGACAACAAAGACCTTGTTTTGATTTCGTTGGAAGAATACAATGCTTTAAATGAAACCAACTATTTATTATCTGGAAAAAACAGAGACATCTTACTTCAATCTGTAAAAGACATTCAAGAAAACAAATCATTAGTTCAAAAAGAGTTAATTGAAGAATGA